The Polyangiaceae bacterium genome includes a region encoding these proteins:
- a CDS encoding endonuclease/exonuclease/phosphatase family protein, which translates to MRFRVVTWNIHKGIGGLDRLYRIERVAGALREIAPDIALLQEVAQDLPRARHHEQLGLLGAELGMRHAAFSPQHRFTRGGYGNAILSRWPLHDVSELDLTIGTRKKRGALSARARLRLGRHARSVVVCCMHLGLAGSERDRQLERFLSSDPFRGLHRRTPVVLGGDLNDLWGTLGPRLIEPAGFRRAGRLWSTFPAWLPIRPLDGVFVRGDAVVVHAAVSRTVLSESASDHLPLYADLALEGLSA; encoded by the coding sequence ATGCGATTTCGAGTCGTCACGTGGAACATCCACAAGGGGATCGGGGGGCTCGACCGGCTCTACCGAATCGAACGCGTGGCCGGGGCGCTGCGCGAGATCGCGCCCGACATCGCCCTCTTGCAGGAGGTCGCGCAGGATCTGCCGCGCGCGCGCCATCATGAGCAGCTCGGGTTGCTCGGCGCCGAGCTCGGCATGCGCCACGCCGCGTTCTCACCCCAGCATCGCTTCACCCGCGGCGGCTACGGCAACGCCATCCTGAGCCGCTGGCCGCTGCACGACGTGAGTGAGCTCGATCTGACGATCGGCACGCGCAAGAAGCGCGGGGCGCTCTCGGCCCGAGCCCGGCTGCGCCTGGGACGGCACGCGCGCTCGGTGGTGGTGTGCTGCATGCACCTCGGCCTCGCCGGCTCCGAGCGCGACCGCCAGCTCGAGCGCTTCCTGTCGTCGGATCCGTTCCGCGGCCTGCACCGGCGCACGCCGGTGGTGCTCGGCGGAGATCTGAACGATCTCTGGGGCACGCTCGGACCGCGGCTCATCGAGCCCGCCGGGTTCCGCCGAGCGGGGCGGCTCTGGAGCACGTTCCCAGCCTGGCTCCCGATCCGCCCGCTCGACGGCGTGTTCGTGCGCGGCGACGCGGTCGTGGTCCACGCCGCGGTCTCCCGCACCGTGCTCTCCGAGTCGGCCTCGGACCACCTGCCGCTCTACGCGGACCTCGCGCTCGAAGGACTGTCGGCATGA
- a CDS encoding serine/threonine protein kinase, protein MTTAPPPNLEGTVVGGRYTVERVIGQGGMGSVWLGRHVSLGHPVAIKFVHPKLAKSSEARRRFEVEAKAAARINSRHAVKVHDHGVTEDGHPYIVMEYLEGEPLERAIKTRGPLLLPEVTTIVTQVARALEAAHEAGVVHRDLKPDNIFLARDPEAGRLGYTVKVVDFGIAKLAHDEHKVEGGTQAGALLGTPHYMSPEALTSSHPVGPPSDVWSLGACAFSALCGSPPFGGDVIGEVVLKVCSAPMPVPSKVNSNVPREFDTWFMRACARVPAQRFQSAREAAVALQQLSQWAQESREQVSYAVRPTQPSTLELELEEMQPQGGRGKVLAGVLVGLALAIGGLGLYTAHVTRQANLAVTETAASAAAVVDDVNKKKLEEADKAFWDAQAPEDAAPAPSASAEKKPPKKK, encoded by the coding sequence ATGACCACCGCACCTCCGCCCAACCTCGAGGGGACCGTCGTCGGCGGGCGCTACACGGTGGAGCGCGTCATCGGCCAGGGCGGCATGGGCTCGGTCTGGCTGGGCCGGCACGTCTCGCTCGGGCACCCGGTGGCGATCAAGTTCGTGCACCCGAAGCTCGCCAAGAGCTCGGAGGCGCGCCGCCGGTTCGAGGTCGAGGCCAAGGCGGCCGCCCGCATCAACAGCCGGCACGCCGTGAAGGTCCACGACCACGGCGTGACCGAGGACGGTCATCCCTACATCGTGATGGAGTACCTGGAGGGTGAGCCCCTCGAGCGGGCGATCAAGACCCGCGGACCGCTGCTCCTGCCGGAGGTGACGACCATCGTCACCCAGGTCGCCCGCGCCCTCGAGGCAGCCCACGAGGCCGGCGTCGTGCACCGCGACCTGAAGCCCGACAACATCTTCCTGGCCCGGGATCCCGAAGCGGGGAGGCTCGGCTACACGGTCAAGGTCGTGGACTTCGGCATCGCGAAGCTGGCACACGACGAGCACAAAGTCGAAGGCGGGACGCAGGCCGGAGCGCTGCTCGGGACCCCGCACTACATGAGCCCGGAGGCGCTGACCTCGTCGCATCCGGTAGGCCCGCCCTCCGACGTCTGGTCGCTGGGCGCCTGCGCCTTCTCCGCGCTCTGCGGCAGCCCACCCTTCGGCGGCGACGTCATCGGCGAGGTCGTGCTCAAGGTCTGCTCGGCGCCGATGCCGGTCCCGTCGAAGGTCAACTCCAACGTCCCCCGGGAGTTCGACACCTGGTTCATGCGCGCCTGCGCCCGCGTGCCGGCCCAACGCTTCCAGAGCGCGCGTGAGGCGGCGGTCGCCCTGCAGCAGCTGAGTCAGTGGGCACAGGAGAGCCGCGAGCAAGTCAGCTACGCCGTGCGTCCCACTCAGCCCAGCACCCTCGAGCTCGAGCTCGAGGAGATGCAACCCCAAGGCGGAAGGGGCAAGGTGCTCGCGGGCGTGCTGGTGGGCCTCGCGCTCGCCATCGGCGGTCTGGGCCTGTACACGGCGCACGTCACGCGTCAGGCGAACCTCGCGGTCACCGAGACGGCGGCCAGCGCAGCCGCGGTGGTGGACGACGTGAACAAGAAGAAGCTCGAGGAGGCCGACAAGGCATTCTGGGATGCCCAGGCGCCCGAGGACGCGGCGCCTGCCCCGAGCGCGTCGGCGGAGAAGAAGCCACCCAAGAAGAAGTGA
- a CDS encoding aldo/keto reductase — protein sequence MDKRSAGQNGPSVTAIGLGCMGMSEFYGASDDARSVEVIHHALDRGVTFLDTADMYGAGKNERLVGQALKARRDEAFLCTKFAVRRGEDGSWLGISGRPEYVAAACDASLARLGVEHIDLYYQHRVDPEVPIEETIGAMAELVKAGKVRWLGMSEAAPETLRRAAKIHPIAALQTELSLWSREPETELLATCRELGTLFVAYSPLGRGFLSGQLRSRADLAADDFRRNLPRFSEEHFAKNLALVKEVETLAARKGCTAAQLALAWVLSRGDHVVAIPGTRSSARLDENAAAAAVTLSAADLAALDAILPPGAAEGTRYSAPGMASVNR from the coding sequence ATGGACAAACGAAGCGCCGGACAGAACGGGCCGTCGGTCACCGCGATCGGCCTGGGTTGCATGGGGATGAGCGAGTTCTACGGGGCGAGCGACGACGCGCGCTCGGTCGAGGTGATCCACCACGCGCTCGATCGCGGGGTGACGTTCCTCGACACCGCGGACATGTACGGGGCCGGCAAGAACGAGCGGCTCGTCGGGCAGGCGCTGAAGGCCCGGCGCGACGAGGCCTTCCTGTGCACGAAGTTCGCGGTGCGTCGCGGCGAGGACGGATCCTGGCTCGGCATCAGCGGCCGGCCCGAGTACGTCGCGGCCGCGTGCGACGCGAGCCTCGCGCGGCTCGGCGTCGAGCACATCGACCTCTACTACCAGCACCGCGTGGACCCCGAGGTCCCCATCGAGGAGACCATCGGCGCCATGGCCGAGCTCGTGAAGGCGGGGAAGGTCCGCTGGCTCGGGATGAGCGAGGCCGCGCCGGAGACCCTGCGCCGCGCCGCCAAGATCCACCCGATCGCGGCGCTCCAGACCGAGCTCTCGCTCTGGAGCCGCGAGCCGGAGACCGAGCTCCTCGCGACCTGTCGCGAGCTGGGCACGCTGTTCGTCGCCTACAGCCCCCTCGGCCGCGGCTTCCTCAGCGGCCAGCTGCGCTCGCGCGCGGACCTTGCCGCGGACGACTTCCGCCGCAACCTGCCGCGCTTCAGCGAAGAGCACTTCGCGAAGAACCTCGCGCTGGTGAAGGAGGTCGAGACGCTCGCAGCACGCAAGGGCTGCACTGCGGCTCAGCTCGCGCTGGCGTGGGTCCTCAGCCGCGGCGACCATGTCGTGGCCATCCCGGGCACCCGCAGCAGCGCGCGCCTGGACGAGAACGCCGCGGCGGCGGCGGTGACGCTGAGCGCCGCCGACCTCGCCGCGCTCGACGCCATCCTGCCGCCAGGCGCAGCGGAAGGCACCCGCTACAGCGCGCCGGGAATGGCGTCCGTCAACCGTTGA
- a CDS encoding IgGFc-binding protein, protein MRRLFALLWLLPIGTVLGAACSASESGSSSGGNGGGGTGNTGGGDASVCGFCIQKSYTPCVDGQPGTPIECEDTCTSGLGCTLCAPGSTVCVGNEVHKCSEDGMNQDELVQTCNVSAGEVCGGGKCGTACELSTETPSNVGCEFWAVDLDQQDGGGNDPASMPWGVVLSNAGQSQANVTIELNEAPVGQPLALKVVKQVSIAPGALEKVVLPTRELDCGVKPNDYASPGTCLSSQAYRITSSYPIIVYQFNVFENAYSNDASLLLPTSALGKWHRVIGWGAGHPVPINFPGLGLIIDRSYVTIVGTKPGTTVKVRPSWRIKGNPPIAATQPGGEIVANLGPFDVLNLETDDATMADDQKTMADLSGTVVESNQPVAVFSGVESTGAPGPVQVPTPPGWSSGDTCCLDHLEEQIFPVESVGMKYVIARSPVRSTGSWKEPDVIRFVGVAETANVKTTLPAPYNQFTIQPGEVVTTWAQSDFTVSADKPVIVGQILVSNQLVDGPYIGDPSLTVFPPVEQYRTEYVFLTPGSWSQNWVVITTEVTAKTIIDGSATDNCTKEASGILDGVPYESRRCKLTEGVHYLTGDKPFGIVAYGYGAAGSYAFAGGANVKKIYDPPPIK, encoded by the coding sequence ATGCGACGGCTCTTCGCGCTCCTTTGGCTTCTTCCAATTGGCACGGTTCTCGGCGCAGCGTGCTCGGCGTCCGAGAGCGGCAGCAGCAGCGGCGGCAACGGCGGCGGCGGCACCGGCAACACCGGCGGCGGCGACGCCAGCGTGTGCGGGTTCTGCATCCAGAAGAGCTACACGCCCTGCGTGGACGGCCAACCCGGCACGCCGATCGAGTGCGAGGACACTTGCACGAGCGGCCTCGGCTGCACGCTGTGCGCGCCGGGCTCGACGGTGTGCGTGGGCAACGAGGTCCACAAGTGCTCCGAGGACGGCATGAACCAGGACGAGCTGGTCCAGACCTGCAACGTCTCCGCCGGCGAGGTCTGCGGCGGCGGCAAGTGCGGCACCGCCTGCGAGCTCTCGACGGAGACGCCGTCGAACGTGGGCTGCGAGTTCTGGGCGGTGGACCTCGATCAGCAGGACGGCGGCGGCAACGATCCGGCCAGCATGCCCTGGGGCGTGGTGCTCTCGAACGCAGGCCAGAGTCAGGCCAACGTGACCATCGAGCTGAACGAGGCGCCGGTCGGGCAGCCGCTGGCGCTCAAGGTGGTCAAGCAGGTCTCGATCGCGCCGGGCGCGCTGGAGAAGGTCGTGCTGCCGACGCGCGAGCTCGACTGCGGCGTGAAGCCCAACGATTACGCCTCACCGGGAACCTGCCTGTCTTCCCAGGCGTACCGCATCACCTCGAGCTACCCGATCATCGTCTACCAGTTCAACGTGTTCGAGAACGCTTACTCGAACGACGCCTCGCTGCTCCTGCCCACGAGCGCCCTCGGCAAGTGGCACCGCGTCATCGGCTGGGGCGCCGGTCACCCGGTGCCGATCAACTTCCCGGGCCTCGGCCTGATCATCGACCGCTCCTACGTCACCATCGTGGGCACCAAGCCGGGCACCACGGTGAAGGTGCGCCCGAGCTGGCGCATCAAGGGCAACCCGCCCATCGCCGCCACCCAGCCGGGCGGCGAGATCGTGGCGAACCTCGGGCCCTTCGACGTTCTGAACCTCGAGACCGACGACGCCACGATGGCGGACGACCAGAAGACGATGGCCGATCTCTCCGGCACCGTCGTCGAGTCGAACCAACCCGTCGCAGTCTTCAGCGGCGTAGAGTCCACGGGCGCTCCGGGCCCCGTGCAGGTGCCGACCCCGCCGGGCTGGTCGAGCGGCGACACCTGCTGCCTCGATCACCTGGAGGAGCAGATCTTCCCGGTCGAGTCGGTGGGCATGAAATACGTGATCGCGCGGAGCCCCGTGCGCTCCACCGGCTCCTGGAAAGAGCCCGACGTGATCCGCTTCGTGGGCGTGGCCGAGACCGCCAACGTGAAGACGACGCTGCCCGCGCCCTACAATCAGTTCACCATCCAGCCCGGCGAGGTGGTCACCACCTGGGCCCAGAGCGACTTCACGGTCAGCGCGGACAAGCCGGTGATCGTCGGGCAGATCTTGGTCAGCAATCAGCTGGTGGACGGCCCGTACATCGGCGATCCGTCCCTGACGGTGTTCCCCCCGGTCGAGCAGTACCGCACGGAGTACGTGTTCCTGACCCCGGGCTCGTGGAGCCAGAATTGGGTCGTTATCACCACCGAGGTCACCGCCAAGACCATCATCGACGGCTCGGCGACGGACAACTGCACCAAGGAGGCCTCGGGCATCCTCGACGGCGTGCCCTACGAGTCTCGGCGCTGCAAGCTGACCGAAGGCGTGCACTACCTGACCGGCGACAAGCCCTTCGGCATCGTCGCGTACGGCTACGGCGCGGCGGGCTCCTACGCCTTCGCCGGCGGCGCCAACGTGAAGAAGATTTACGATCCGCCGCCCATCAAGTGA
- a CDS encoding CBS domain-containing protein codes for MTREVVTLYEEDNLLGVEEGMRHFRFRHLPVVDDGKLVGLITQRDLLRIAASVAEPGGDKKTHNIKERLFARDVMARELVTVREDTPIADAGLLMWNNKLGCLPVVSDDGKLLGIVTEADFVKLALKLLEQSP; via the coding sequence ATGACCCGCGAGGTCGTGACTCTGTACGAGGAAGACAACCTCCTGGGCGTCGAGGAAGGGATGCGGCACTTCCGCTTCCGCCACCTGCCGGTGGTCGACGACGGCAAGCTGGTCGGGCTCATCACCCAGCGCGACCTGCTGCGCATCGCGGCAAGCGTGGCTGAGCCGGGCGGGGACAAGAAGACACACAACATCAAGGAACGGCTGTTCGCGCGGGACGTCATGGCCCGAGAGCTGGTCACCGTCCGGGAGGACACCCCCATCGCCGACGCCGGCCTCTTGATGTGGAACAACAAGCTGGGCTGCCTGCCGGTGGTCTCCGACGACGGCAAGCTGCTGGGCATCGTCACGGAGGCGGACTTCGTGAAGCTGGCGCTGAAGCTCCTCGAACAGTCCCCCTGA
- the frr gene encoding ribosome recycling factor has protein sequence MIDDTLGELKSGIEKAKEALKRELGKLRTGRAHAGMVDSIRVDYYGQSTPIPQMATVSVPEPRLITVKPWDKSQAQVIEKALRESDLGLNPQTDGDLIRIPIPPLSEERRKDLVKVAKKHGEECKVAIRKTRHEALDMLNELKDAGEASEDEVERGKKKAEEIVHEAAASVDQIIAGKEKEILAV, from the coding sequence ATGATTGACGACACGCTGGGTGAGCTGAAATCCGGGATCGAGAAGGCCAAGGAGGCCCTCAAGCGCGAGCTCGGCAAGCTCCGGACGGGGCGCGCCCACGCCGGGATGGTCGACTCGATTCGAGTCGACTACTACGGCCAGAGCACGCCCATCCCCCAGATGGCGACGGTCAGCGTCCCGGAGCCGCGCCTCATCACCGTCAAGCCCTGGGACAAGTCCCAGGCCCAGGTCATCGAGAAGGCCTTGCGCGAGTCGGATCTGGGGCTCAATCCGCAGACCGACGGCGATCTGATCCGGATCCCCATCCCGCCCTTGTCCGAGGAACGCCGGAAGGACCTGGTCAAGGTCGCCAAGAAGCACGGCGAGGAGTGCAAGGTCGCCATCCGAAAGACCCGGCACGAGGCGCTCGACATGCTGAACGAGCTGAAGGACGCTGGCGAGGCCAGCGAGGACGAGGTCGAGCGGGGCAAGAAGAAGGCCGAGGAAATCGTGCACGAAGCAGCGGCCTCCGTCGATCAGATCATCGCCGGCAAAGAGAAGGAAATCCTCGCGGTCTAG
- a CDS encoding WYL domain-containing protein: MPRPGPEAETVHRLWTLLRLIPRRPRRADTGALKRQLDTEGIDVTPRSIQRDLQHLAARFPNLHCDERSKPYGWSWDGDVPLLEIPGMGLASAVTFELVQAHLTHALPRSTLRTLDPYFARAREVIRNTASAKLARWPSKVRVLPRGLSMRAPEVSPRVLDVVYSALLEERRLRAHYRPRHAPEAKKYELNPLGLVVRDGTLALVCTFFDYEDPHYVLLHRMSQAELLDSAARRPKGFDLDAFLARGGVGFVHGDPIALEARVAREVAITLHETPLSADQELTPAGDEHELLRATVPNTLELRGWLQSYGPLIEVKRPAALRNELAEKARQLAAMYGKRGGK; the protein is encoded by the coding sequence ATGCCGCGTCCTGGTCCCGAGGCGGAGACGGTCCACCGGCTGTGGACCCTGCTCCGGCTCATTCCCCGCCGGCCGCGCCGCGCCGACACCGGAGCGCTCAAGCGCCAGCTCGACACGGAGGGCATCGACGTCACGCCGCGCAGCATCCAGCGCGATCTCCAGCACCTCGCCGCGCGCTTTCCCAACCTCCACTGCGACGAGCGCTCCAAGCCCTACGGCTGGAGCTGGGACGGTGACGTTCCCTTGCTCGAGATCCCGGGCATGGGCCTCGCCTCCGCGGTCACCTTCGAGCTCGTCCAGGCCCATCTGACCCACGCGCTCCCGCGCAGCACCCTCAGGACCCTCGACCCCTACTTCGCTCGGGCGCGCGAGGTGATCCGGAACACGGCGAGCGCGAAGCTCGCGCGCTGGCCCAGCAAGGTGCGGGTGTTGCCACGGGGTCTGTCGATGCGGGCGCCCGAGGTGTCGCCCCGCGTGCTGGACGTGGTCTACAGCGCTCTGCTCGAAGAGCGCCGCCTTCGCGCGCACTACCGGCCCAGGCACGCGCCCGAAGCCAAGAAGTACGAGCTGAACCCGCTCGGGTTGGTGGTGCGCGACGGCACGCTGGCGCTGGTGTGCACGTTCTTCGACTACGAAGACCCGCACTACGTGCTCTTGCACCGCATGTCGCAGGCCGAGCTCTTGGACTCCGCGGCGCGGAGGCCCAAGGGCTTCGATCTCGACGCCTTTCTCGCGCGCGGCGGGGTCGGCTTCGTGCATGGCGATCCCATCGCGCTCGAGGCCCGGGTGGCCCGCGAGGTCGCCATCACCCTGCACGAGACCCCGCTCAGCGCCGACCAAGAGCTCACTCCCGCGGGCGACGAGCACGAGCTCCTGCGCGCGACGGTGCCGAACACGCTCGAGCTGCGCGGGTGGCTCCAGAGCTACGGCCCGCTCATCGAGGTCAAGAGGCCCGCGGCGCTGCGGAACGAGCTGGCGGAGAAGGCACGACAGCTCGCCGCCATGTACGGCAAGCGCGGGGGGAAGTAG
- a CDS encoding PD-(D/E)XK nuclease family protein encodes MTQLTVTEVRNALRCPRVFALGRRYSKRVVFPVGASALGSAFHRIADRFAAGTARLPKRFHSLATSAPADELTDALAGLLLHHLVHELERNPTYHSMPGEVDDLAEALRAYAGYLAQRIARRSGNVAAVLERFLHGAEVSVRCELSTPGGAVELSGRIDAIHAPDEHSYEVVEYKLTDESTEELDRAQVALYRRMLQRDREAVPIILRFGPGLVTTRLEPQAADAWVERELVPLLGRMAIWVEKPESAPPTKRTDLCPSCPLRAECIALYRDAVPPRDDPPSSAYRPRPSPTGDVSLPEPGRREAPPSQRAVRDPDAVAEATELVARVVGLYADQGVAATVRQPPRIGSRLIRIEVTASRGSIKELDRASADVLHHLEADHGTAASYGQEGSRRVIDAQRKLPRAVRLSPMLDICRDWLAARPGRFVLGENVDGEPLRADLSEPTSCHLLIGGTTGSGKSILLRSIAAGLVEFQPPSALQLTLVDPKRVTFGAVASALGAHLSRGVCFDASETVAILADLVAEMEERYQRFAAQRVENIDDYNAAAAPGEALPRHVLIIDEFQDLLASKDTKDEFLASVQRLGAKARAAGIHLVLATQHPDRKTVPAAIKVNMTGKVALKVHQATDSLVVLGTRGAEKLLGNGDLLADLGRGVVRAQGALP; translated from the coding sequence ATGACCCAGCTCACGGTCACCGAAGTCCGGAACGCGCTGCGTTGCCCGCGCGTCTTCGCCCTGGGCCGGCGCTATTCGAAGAGGGTCGTGTTCCCCGTCGGTGCGTCCGCGCTCGGCTCGGCGTTCCATCGCATCGCGGATCGGTTCGCGGCGGGCACCGCCCGCCTGCCGAAGCGGTTTCACTCGCTGGCCACATCTGCGCCCGCAGACGAGCTCACCGACGCCCTCGCCGGCCTCCTGCTTCACCACCTGGTCCACGAGCTCGAGCGCAATCCGACCTACCACTCGATGCCCGGCGAGGTGGACGACCTGGCGGAGGCCTTGCGCGCCTACGCAGGCTACCTGGCTCAACGCATCGCCCGCAGGTCGGGCAACGTCGCCGCGGTGCTCGAGCGATTTCTGCACGGCGCGGAGGTGTCCGTTCGCTGCGAGCTCTCGACGCCCGGGGGCGCGGTCGAGCTGTCCGGGAGAATCGACGCGATCCACGCGCCGGACGAGCACTCGTACGAGGTCGTGGAGTACAAGCTGACCGACGAGTCCACCGAGGAGCTCGACCGGGCCCAGGTCGCGCTCTATCGCCGCATGTTGCAGCGTGATCGAGAAGCCGTGCCCATCATCCTGCGGTTCGGCCCTGGGCTCGTCACCACGCGGCTCGAGCCGCAGGCCGCCGACGCCTGGGTCGAACGCGAGCTCGTGCCGCTCTTGGGTCGCATGGCGATCTGGGTGGAGAAGCCCGAGAGCGCGCCCCCCACGAAGCGCACCGACCTGTGTCCGTCGTGCCCGCTCCGTGCGGAGTGCATCGCGCTCTACCGCGACGCCGTTCCGCCCCGCGATGACCCGCCCTCGAGCGCGTATCGGCCTCGACCGAGCCCCACCGGAGACGTCAGCCTGCCAGAGCCGGGGCGACGGGAGGCGCCTCCGAGTCAGCGCGCAGTCCGAGATCCCGACGCGGTCGCGGAGGCCACGGAGCTCGTGGCCCGGGTGGTGGGCCTCTACGCAGATCAGGGCGTTGCGGCCACCGTGCGCCAGCCACCCCGCATTGGGTCCCGCCTGATTCGCATCGAGGTCACGGCGAGCCGCGGCAGCATCAAGGAGCTCGACCGCGCCAGCGCCGACGTGCTGCATCACCTGGAGGCCGACCACGGCACAGCCGCGAGCTACGGGCAGGAGGGCTCCCGCCGCGTGATCGACGCGCAGCGCAAGCTGCCACGTGCGGTGCGGCTGTCTCCCATGCTCGATATCTGTCGAGACTGGCTCGCCGCCCGGCCCGGGCGCTTCGTCCTGGGCGAAAACGTGGACGGTGAGCCCCTGCGGGCGGATCTGTCGGAGCCGACTTCGTGCCACCTTCTGATCGGCGGCACGACGGGCAGCGGAAAGTCGATCCTTCTCCGCTCGATCGCCGCCGGCTTGGTCGAGTTTCAGCCACCCTCGGCGCTCCAGCTCACGCTCGTCGATCCGAAGCGAGTCACCTTCGGCGCGGTCGCATCGGCGCTCGGCGCGCACCTGTCGCGCGGGGTCTGCTTCGACGCCAGCGAGACCGTGGCCATCCTCGCGGATCTGGTCGCGGAGATGGAGGAACGCTACCAGCGTTTTGCCGCGCAGCGGGTCGAGAACATCGACGACTACAACGCCGCCGCGGCGCCAGGCGAAGCATTGCCCCGGCACGTGTTGATCATCGACGAATTCCAGGATCTCCTTGCAAGCAAGGACACCAAGGACGAGTTCCTGGCCTCCGTACAGCGACTCGGCGCGAAGGCGCGCGCGGCCGGGATCCACCTGGTGCTCGCGACGCAGCACCCGGATCGCAAGACCGTGCCCGCCGCCATCAAGGTGAACATGACCGGCAAGGTCGCGCTGAAGGTCCATCAAGCCACGGACTCCCTGGTCGTGCTCGGCACCCGCGGCGCCGAGAAGCTCCTCGGCAACGGAGATCTGCTGGCGGACTTGGGACGCGGTGTGGTGCGGGCGCAGGGCGCGTTGCCGTAG
- a CDS encoding serine/threonine protein kinase gives MTDAPDIVTPGQVIDDKFEVERLLGRGGMGVVVQARHLELDQRVAIKLLKEGVLEGDEAVQRFTREARALAKLGGEHVVRVTDVGRLPQGTPYMVMEYLDGEDLSASLRRRGPLPPDEVADYLVQACAGLAEAHATGLVHRDLKPANLFLARRTDGTTQVKVLDFGIAKSIGGTRLTADFAVLGSPRYMSPEQLRAPRSVDARTDIWALGAIAFRLLTDKPPFAAEGLEQLMEAMLAGKRPALAELRPGLPAALVEAVERCLRVNPEERFASVVDLARALAEVGPPSARERAARLARASSPPPPEPAAAAQAATVPFAAVPEAKARPILEPTLDDPALRESVRPSRARTPRWAIAAGLVIVASVALIAAVLSGMLGATTGWLLGADRREVRLDYDPKRVDPVTLLPQAAKLAAEIEPGAELVSIEVDPVVGGWVDVTNGGLVYFAFQYGLDGGKAGWVEVTAEDKGLSAIRHSMPPRGKPVARPTCSVLEIWRAVAAAGVPPELPLSFGYGTTPGAARWRVEAAGRPELRRSVDGTTCKVVQTPE, from the coding sequence ATGACCGACGCGCCGGACATCGTCACACCGGGTCAGGTGATCGACGACAAATTCGAGGTCGAACGCCTGCTGGGTCGCGGAGGCATGGGCGTCGTGGTGCAGGCGCGCCACCTCGAGCTCGATCAGCGCGTCGCGATCAAGCTGCTCAAGGAAGGCGTGCTCGAAGGTGACGAGGCCGTGCAGCGCTTCACCCGCGAGGCTCGCGCGTTGGCGAAGCTCGGCGGCGAGCACGTGGTGCGCGTGACCGACGTCGGACGCCTGCCGCAGGGCACGCCCTACATGGTCATGGAGTACCTGGACGGCGAGGATCTGTCCGCGAGCTTGCGCCGGCGCGGACCGCTGCCCCCGGACGAAGTGGCGGACTACCTGGTCCAGGCCTGCGCGGGCCTGGCCGAGGCGCACGCGACCGGCCTGGTGCACCGCGACCTGAAGCCCGCCAACCTGTTCCTGGCGCGACGGACCGACGGCACCACGCAGGTGAAGGTGCTGGACTTCGGCATCGCGAAGTCGATCGGCGGCACGCGCCTGACCGCCGACTTCGCCGTGCTCGGCTCGCCCCGCTACATGTCGCCGGAGCAGCTGCGCGCGCCCCGCAGCGTCGATGCCCGCACGGACATCTGGGCGTTGGGCGCCATCGCGTTCCGTCTGCTCACCGACAAGCCGCCCTTCGCGGCCGAAGGGCTCGAGCAGCTGATGGAGGCGATGCTCGCGGGCAAGCGCCCGGCCCTCGCCGAGCTCCGGCCCGGGCTCCCGGCAGCGCTCGTCGAGGCCGTCGAGCGCTGCCTGCGGGTGAACCCCGAGGAGCGCTTCGCGAGCGTGGTCGATCTGGCTCGAGCGCTCGCCGAGGTGGGACCACCGAGCGCCCGAGAGCGCGCCGCGCGCCTCGCCCGCGCGTCGTCGCCGCCGCCGCCCGAGCCGGCCGCGGCGGCGCAGGCCGCGACGGTGCCCTTCGCGGCGGTCCCCGAGGCCAAGGCCCGACCCATCCTCGAGCCGACGCTGGACGACCCGGCGCTCCGGGAGTCGGTGCGCCCGAGCCGCGCGCGAACGCCGCGCTGGGCCATCGCCGCCGGGCTGGTGATCGTGGCGAGCGTCGCGCTGATTGCGGCGGTCCTGAGCGGAATGCTGGGCGCCACGACGGGCTGGCTGCTCGGGGCAGACCGGCGCGAGGTCCGCCTGGACTACGACCCGAAGCGCGTCGATCCGGTCACGCTCCTGCCCCAGGCCGCGAAGCTCGCCGCCGAGATCGAGCCCGGGGCGGAGCTGGTGAGCATCGAGGTGGACCCGGTGGTCGGCGGCTGGGTCGATGTCACCAACGGCGGCCTGGTCTATTTCGCGTTCCAGTACGGCCTCGACGGCGGGAAGGCCGGCTGGGTCGAGGTGACGGCGGAAGACAAGGGGCTCAGCGCCATCCGCCACTCGATGCCGCCCCGCGGCAAGCCCGTGGCCCGGCCGACCTGCTCCGTCCTGGAGATTTGGAGAGCTGTCGCGGCCGCCGGTGTGCCTCCCGAGCTGCCCCTGAGCTTCGGCTACGGAACGACCCCCGGTGCGGCACGCTGGCGGGTCGAGGCAGCCGGACGCCCCGAGCTCCGGCGGAGCGTGGATGGGACGACCTGCAAGGTGGTCCAGACCCCGGAGTGA